CTATCAGTTCATGCGCAGAGGGAGCTGGTTACAAACAAGCGAGGCTGGTTTTATTGTCGGCATTTTGCACACTTCCAACTGGAAGGGTGTTTTTTTATCAGCAGGAACTCAGCAGGACAAGGCAGGGGCAAGATGGGTGTAGCTACAGCGAAGCAACAAAATGCCTGAAAGATCATGACAATTGGATGGTAACAGTTTGAAAGCAAGGTATGGAAATAGTTTGCCTCAGGAACTGGCTAGTCCTCAAGGCTTCACAATCAATGACTGCATAGTTCAAAAACACTTATTGTACCCTTTGGCTCTGTACCTTCACTGACTTCTGCTCAAGTATGCTTAACAAGACATAAAGCTTATGCTTTGAACTTTAATGAGGACAGAATTGGAGTGGACCTTGCCAAAAGATAATAAACGACTGAAATCTCAATCCACAACTTGTACAAATCTGATAGTGATACATATATACACTAAAATGCTTACAGAGTTACACTCATGCTTGATGAGTCACCTTGTATCAGCCTTGGAACAATATTCTAAAATTAACTgcaagaagaaaaggaaagctCTTCACTATTTGTTATATCAGAGATAACACAGATTTTAATATCAACCCCTTCCCCAACACACATACTtttcattttactctttttgtaatttaaaactGACAGTGTCCATATCACTGTTACCTACTGTGTTTGTGAATTATGTTCAACACACAATGCAAATCTTCTAAAAGAAAATCTCAAATcatatttcacatattttatagttgtatatttttatgcccattcttctctttccctacacttttaaaaatatcattttgaatATCttgaatgatttaaaataacatatatTAAGAATTTAGAAACATAGAGTTTACCCACTTTATAATACTGTGAAATCTGATTATACAGAGTCATGAACGTGTTTGCACACAGAAACTGCACACCAAACATATCaagggttgtttcccttgcttTACAATAGTCTCTCGCCTATGCACTTGCCTATATATCGCAAAATAAAGCATAAGGTTTGCAAAATTAATACATAATTATGACCTCATTCAAATATGAACAAGAGTGTTCACATAAATACATAATGAAGTCTACATATGGGGGAAAAatccgcacacacacaagtagaGAAGCCACCAGCAGGCATGTGAGTGACAGATGCCCCTGTTCATTTTGATTTAGGCATCAGTGGTTTCAATAGGATGACTAAATCTGCTAGACATTACTTTagtcactgaaaaaaaagttactaatttttgtaaagaattGAACTTAATGGTGTCGTAGTGAATCTTTTCAGTATAAAATTAGTTATTGGTAAATAGATGGACTGAAGGGATACACAATACATACGAAACATAGATTCACTGGAATTTGTAGAAAATCTATGCCACCTTGGCTCTGGGTAATATATCCAAGCTACTGTGCAGGTCAAGAAACAGTCTGAAAAAGAAGTAGAGAAGACAAGAGGCTGATATGGGAGGAAGTCTGGAGAACAGCAGCAAAATTAACTTGTACCTACCTGTAAGGTTGCAATCCAGTGAGCACTCCCCAATGGACTCGTCACCAGAGATAGTGCTGATTGTGGATGCTTGAAGCAAGCGAATGGCACGTGGAGGAACCACATCCAAAGACGACGGGGGTGCCACCTTTCCTCCTCGATTGTTGCTTTCTCTTGATTTGTTGGTGATGTTTCCTGATTCCTCAGCATCCAGTGAAGCCCCTTCTTCACGCGTTAATGAATCTTTTTGATACTGATAAGAGTCACATTTGTCACTGTGATTGAAAGCCGATGATCTTGTCAGCGGGTGTCTGCTAGGTGGTGGAGCAGCTATATCATCAAGCAGCGCTGCAGTCTCATTGTCCTGATAACTTAAAGGACGATCTTTATACTGAGCTTTGATGGCTCGGTAACGTTCCTCGAGATCAGAGTCTGCACCAGCAGCGGTTGCACTACCATGAGGGGAACGCTTATCCTTAAATTCACGATagatatttttgttgctgatgttacTTTTTTCTATTGACTTAAGCACTCGCTGCGCAGATTCAGGCATTTGCTGAGACTGCTTAGTGTCCCTTTCATCTGTTTTACCTGGTGTTTCTCCACAACTTGCAGGGCTAAAAGATTCTGAACCCTGTACATTTTCAGGATGACTGCTGTGGCTGGAAGTCTTTTTTGGCTTTGATTCCTTGGATGGTTTACCCATTAACTTCATGAACGAGCTTCGTATTTTGTTGTGAGAGAAATGACCAGATGAAGAACTACTGGTAGCAGGAATGGCAGGGTTCTGAGATGTAGGAGAAGGTGTTGCCGGTTCAACCTGATGCCCTGTTGCTGCAGGCAGACTCTGGGAGCTTGCTGTTGTTGAACTGGCACCACGATCTTTACCACGCTTGCGTCCGAGATGAGGAGAAATACGTCTGAAGAAATTGCTAATGGATGTGCTCACTGAGCGTTTGGCTGGTGTCAGCTGGCTTGAGGTGGGACTGCTGGCCTTTGACACCGCAGTTACAGAGTTGGACCTGCCAAATGTGGAAAGATACCAGAATAAACGGTAAAGAATGACAACCATATGGTGCATCTATTTTAGATGAAGAATCACTTACAAAGTTCTGTGAAAATTAATAACCAATAAAACTTATTTCACAAAAGTattactttgttaaaaaaaaacattctaatCACCATGTCATTTATTAATCTGCATTTTTTGGCACAAATGCTCCTTTTCCATTATTCCATTAAAGAAATTCTTCTGCATATGGGAAGCAGCATGTTTGAATGtccatttatttaaaatttgtgacATTTACATCTTCTTCAGAAACTCATAAGAACAATTTAACTACTACccaaaattttgaattatttcttaaaGCAATTGTACCTTTGCTGAAGACCACCAGGTTCAGGTCCAGACAATACACATGGTCCTTTTTCTTCTATGCCTGCATCTACCAGAGCTCGCACATCGCTGCTATAGTGGTCAGAGATGGCCTGGCGGTAGCTGTAGCTGCGATCAGGTTGGTAGTCTGGAGACAACAATGGTGTTCGATAAGCTGCACCACTCTCAGCAGAGTAAGGCTGTGGTGATCCGTTTggtgtgttttctttgtctccaCTTTGTGAAGGGGGTGCATGTGTAGACACCAATGACTGGTTTACAGCAGATATTAGGTTGCCAGACTGGGGTTTCCTAGAATTCTGTGAATCTTTGAGAATGCTTGAAGAAGTAATGCCACTGCTAGCTCTACCACCATGAAGCTCATCAGGCTGCTTCCTGGACCAGTCCATTTTAATGATTTGGTCTGAGAGGTCTTTAAGCTGTACAGAGTAATCTATACCCGAGTCCTTGGAGACTTCTGACTGATTAGAAGTATTGAAAGTTAAATTAGGCTTTGGAGTATGGCAAAGACTTGATTCAAGGTCATGACTAGACAGTTCAGTAAATATACTATCATCAGTGTCTGAATGGCGAACAGTCACCCGAGTATCATAGGTGACCCTTTTGGGGCTTTTTGCCCTATTTTGTCTGCCCCTCCATGTCCGCTCACTTCTGCAGCTCTGAGTACTGCGTAAACTGGAGGTGGGGCTCAGAGATCGACTTCGATCAGTTGCAGGAATCCTCTCCACTGACTGTCTGGCTGAGAAACTGGTTCTGTATGGCTGTGGGATACGATACACAACGTCTTGTTCACTGTGGGCTGCTTTCAAACGAGGACGGTCTGGACTTCGGCGCCGAGTGATTCTATCTGTTATTATTACATCTCTGTTTCTACGTCCACTATCTAGCACAGAAACAGGACCAAGTGTATCCATAGTTTTTTACCAGGCAACACTGTCAGAGACTTTGATACCGTGGACGATGACAGAGGTCAACTCAGCATACAGATGTCTTGCTCAGCTGACCATCGTGCATCTGAAACAAATTGGTAAGAAAACATACTATTATGTGTTTTACTATTCTTGTCTTGCGGTATTCTCAAGGCTGGCTTAAAACAAATATCTAGTAGTCTTCTGTCTGTTGCACcaaatgttgattttattttcatttctgaaaTGCAATGGCGGTTACTGCTGTGAGAAAACAGTATTAGCCTTCCACTCCtcctttaaaattaaaaatattccattaaagtttttttgtggAGGAAAATTTATTACGAATAAACACAGGCGCAACATACAAGCTATTTACATCTATGCCACTATGCTGTTGTATGTACTGATGAACGTTTATATGCAATACTAGTTATTTAATGGTTCAAGCTTGACTACTGACAACCTAGACAACTTGCCTGCCTACCCTGAATACCACAACTTCTTGTCCAGAACGCCGCACCAACTCCACCAAAGATGCGTCCGCCACCAACTAAACTGTTTCAGAACAACCCAGCGCCGTACATGCGCCCATAAGCGAGCGGCTTGCCAAGCATCGGTGCAACGGTCACAAGAGGGCGCCCCAGGCCGAGTCTAAAATACCAGCGTGCCCGATATTGAAGATGTACTGATTAGGAAGCACCTGCCAACAATCAATCAAGCAGATTTGGGAAACAGAAATATGAAAGGAATCTTAACCGCTGAATCGTTTTTCCCGATCACCGCAGAAACATTCGTCGATCAAGGTGCAAGCGACGTCATCAAGTTTACCGCAGGCAATGAGAATGGAGGATTGGAAAGCACAATGATGCGTTTTGGCAAGATcaaacagaaaactgtaaacacgCTGTTTAGGATGCTGAGGAACGACCGCCAGTGACTGAGCGACTCGCCTGCGCATCCCACATATCCACTACACGGCGCGGGAGGGACGGGCGGTGTGTGCTCGCCTTCGCGTCACCACGTAAACGCACATAGTCCAGCTGCGCCGTGCGCCGTGATGGCGCGTACTCTGCTATTGTTGCAGCTGTGCCGTGCACCGTGTTTATGCACACTACTACTGATAAAATTGTTCCCACAGCTTGATCCCTCACACTGCGACTTGCAGCACCTGAGAATCGGCGTACTCTGCTCCTCGTGCTCCAGTTGCCGCCCACGAGATCATAACACGAAAAAAAGCGATGTGATAACCGAACTCCCAATAATTCTGATGCTGCGATTATATTAACAGATCGTGGAGAAACGACAACAAAATGGCCGACTCCAGACAGTATAGGTATACAATCTGTTTACCGTTACTGTGCCCAGCCCTTTCCTGCTACGTTCAGGCACAGCACTCACGCTTAACTCAAACACTAAGAATGTTCTCCAAGCATTAAGGAGGCACGGCTCAAGGTGATGGACTAGGAAGAATTTCGTTTTAAGATTCCACTGAACGAGCTACGATGGTATGTGTgtagaggagggagggagagatacTTTGCAGAGACGTTTTTACTAATCGCAAGCCAGATATTCATGGGTAATATGCGCagaaaaatttgatttttaggAATATA
The Pomacea canaliculata isolate SZHN2017 linkage group LG2, ASM307304v1, whole genome shotgun sequence genome window above contains:
- the LOC112557074 gene encoding LOW QUALITY PROTEIN: disks large-associated protein 4-like (The sequence of the model RefSeq protein was modified relative to this genomic sequence to represent the inferred CDS: deleted 2 bases in 1 codon), whose translation is MDTLGPVSVLDSGRRNRDVIITDRITRRRSPDRPRLKAAHSEQDVVYRIPQPYRTSFSARQSVERIPATDRSRSLSPTSSLRSTQSCRSERTWRGRQNRAKSPKRVTYDTRVTVRHSDTDDSIFTELSSHDLESSLCHTPKPNLTFNTSNQSEVSKDSGIDYSVQLKDLSDQIIKMDWSRKQPDELHGGRASSGITSSSILKDSQNSRKPQSGNLISAVNQSLVSTHAPPSQSGDKENTPNGSPQPYSAESGAAYRTPLLSPDYQPDRSYSYRQAISDHYSSDVRALVDAGIEEKGPCVLSGPEPGGLQQRSNSVTAVSKASSPTSSQLTPAKRSVSTSISNFFRRISPHLGRKRGKDRGASSTTASSQSLPAATGHQVEPATPSPTSQNPAIPATSSSSSGHFSHNKIRSSFMKLMGKPSKESKPKKTSSHSSHPENVQGSESFSPASCGETPGKTDERDTKQSQQMPESAQRVLKSIEKSNISNKNIYREFKDKRSPHGSATAAGADSDLEERYRAIKAQYKDRPLSYQDNETAALLDDIAAPPPSRHPLTRSSAFNHSDKCDSYQYQKDSLTREEGASLDAEESGNITNKSRESNNRGGKVAPPSSLDVVPPRAIRLLQASTISTISGDESIGECSLDCNLTASEPSLLSGNSQSAGSCLSKKAVLNQSLISSTEGHLPSDNTPESSINTADTASCEPQRRQKDALILGQELLDSVSKLAEKDYASPVSPLSPPSAPESAHKPSYLKLSCAVSGYGKYSRYSSYKSIPTRSPFSSTSSLRSDLSSPDPSCPPCAVHTCGDLRVQSAGSVTSPSCVGEMAQTLKSEPYDITPSYNGHLPIPTIQLTGDPIKDGEYFMNFANVEEQRLKHQAQNAEGMMRSQDLPEEVNGKIRAAIGKSNLLISQKFQQFHELCSQHMHPEPEERVPLLEDLQGFWDMIKIQIDNVDDMFAEIQHMSQNDWKEVPKQASRRSSASSSPKSAGSLSQASTPSATPGHTPGSKRRGLKGNNKDTPESSPERTQKARSAAKARDEARKKMLAEKRAAMKQQQQQQQQQQEGAADVEIFLADSRKQ